A single genomic interval of Pyrus communis chromosome 5, drPyrComm1.1, whole genome shotgun sequence harbors:
- the LOC137735464 gene encoding probable WRKY transcription factor 53, protein MEKRKSMEWEQKSLTNELTQGKELAEQLLSQLHHSSPQETKDFLISKILFSYDKALSLLTGSGDGSDGESKHIPAHESMLESPTSFGNSSPLSGLSDQDCKDKNSFKKRKTMPRWTKEVKVSPGTELDGSLDDGYSWRKYGQKDILGTNHPRGYYRCTHRGTQGCLATKQVQKSDADPTTIVLTYRGFHTCSQVSQSARVKEEFKGNQNKTLEVEKPNQFSPEMSFSFGRAGLRVKTDHLDTRENDIFPSFSFPSTPIESEDIGDHIFCATMMENNLMDNYAPVFGSPAATFESDYLTVSPCHVSSFGLVHDVQTSESGLTEIISAPTSVTNSPIGDFDFSIDDLEFHPDYFGLKC, encoded by the exons ATGGAGAAGAGGAAGAGCATGGAGTGGGAGCAGAAGAGTCTAACCAATGAGCTAACTCAAGGGAAGGAGCTGGCGGAGCAGCTGCTGAGCCAACTCCACCATTCTTCCCCACAAGAAACAAAAGACTTTCTGATTTCAAAGATACTTTTTTCATATGACAAGGCACTCTCACTGCTCACAGGCAGTGGGGATGGCTCTGATGGAGAATCCAAGCACATCCCAGCTCATGAAAGTATGTTGGAATCACCAACTTCATTTGGCAATAGTAGCCCACTGAGTGGGCTCTCTGACCAAGATTGCAAGGACAAAAATTCCTTCAAGAAGAg GAAAACAATGCCCAGGTGGACTAAGGAAGTGAAGGTTTCCCCTGGAACAGAGTTAGATGGGAGTCTTGATGATGGGTATAGTTGGAGAAAATATGGCCAAAAGGATATCCTTGGAACTAATCATCCAAG AGGCTACTACAGATGCACACATCGTGGCACACAGGGTTGCTTAGCGACCAAGCAAGTACAGAAATCAGATGCAGACCCAACAACCATTGTGCTAACCTACAGGGGGTTCCATACTTGTAGCCAAGTCTCTCAGTCAGCTAGGGTTAAAGAAGAGTTCAAAGGcaaccaaaataaaaccctagaagTCGAGAAACCGAATCAATTTTCACCGGAGATGTCATTCAGTTTCGGAAGAGCAGGGCTTAGGGTTAAAACTGACCATTTGGACACTAGAGAGAATGATATATTTCCATCATTCTCCTTCCCTTCCACTCCGATTGAATCCGAAGATATTGGGGACCATATTTTTTGCGCAACTATGATGGAGAACAATTTGATGGATAACTATGCTCCAGTATTTGGATCTCCAGCAGCAACATTTGAGTCGGACTACTTGACAGTGTCACCGTGCCATGTGAGCAGTTTCGGACTAGTGCATGATGTGCAGACGTCAGAATCTGGTCTCACGGAGATAATCTCAGCTCCAACTTCAGTCACCAACTCACCAATTGGGGATTTTGATTTCTCAATTGATGATTTGGAATTTCACCCAGATTATTTTGGCTTAAAATGTTAA